Proteins co-encoded in one Gopherus evgoodei ecotype Sinaloan lineage chromosome 4, rGopEvg1_v1.p, whole genome shotgun sequence genomic window:
- the SNAPC1 gene encoding snRNA-activating protein complex subunit 1 gives MSCVSGLQTDCEALLSSFQETDNVRFEVFAGLWRDRRFHTIFHGQTRPLEKNKFTQKALDLAWRYFLPPYTFQIRVGALYLLYGLYSTQLCKPKQKIRVALKEWLEIQRFQLDLINAQHYDAAYIFRKLRLDKAFHFTAMPRLLSFRTKKKIRETQLKEEFKELSNRVTRLITSDVLEEMMNVHDHYQKMKCLISIDKSQPDKALNLIKDEFVINIKNAILEYQQWQQNKMKSSSKAKDSEEMTDRKEGGTSQDSEGSERANALAKIKYKSYNAVAMASKSRRHRQVKLESSESGSDQGKVKSPRCKRSRERSQLTQKGNSLETKDRIQAIKKEVVTRNRRMPVITEEENSSEEDLPRPKRKRTR, from the exons ATGAGCTGCGTCTCGGGGCTGCAGACGGACTGCGAGGCGCTGCTGAGCAGCTTCCAGGAGACGGATAATGTCCGCTTCGAGGTGTTTGCCGGCCTGTGGCGGGACCGCCGCTTCCACACCATCTTCCA tgGCCAAACAAGGCCTTTAGAGAAGAATAAGTTTACGCAGAAGGCGTTGGATCTGGCATGGCGATACTTCTTGCCTCCTTACACTTTCCAGATTCGTGTTGGTGCCCTGTATCTTCTGTATGGATTGTATAGTACACAACTCTGTAAGCCAAAACAAAAG ATCAGAGTTGCACTCAAGGAATGGCTTGAAATTCAGAGATTTCAACTGGATCTGATAAATGCCCAGCATTATGATGCAGCATACATATTTAGGAAGCTGAGACTAGACAAAGCATTTCACTTTACGGCAATGCCCAGACTA CTGTCCTTCAGAACTAAGAAAAAGATTCGGGAAACTCAACTTAAAGAGGAATTTAAGGAGCTAAGTAACCGAGTAACCAGGCTCATCACTAGTGATGTGTTGGAG GAAATGATGAATGTTCATGACCACTATCAGAAAATGAAGTGTTTGATCTCGATTGACAAATCCCAGCCGGACAAGGCTCTGAACTTGATAAAGGATGAATTTGTAATTAATATTAAGAATGCAATTTTGGAATATCAGCAATGGCAACAGAACAAAATG AAATCCTCCTCAAAGGCTAAAGATAGTGAAGAAATGACTGACAGAAAGGAAGGAGGGACTTCTCAAGACTCAGAA GGTTCTGAAAGAGCAAATGCACTGGCTAAAATCAAATACAAGTCCTATAATGCAGTTGCCATG GCCTCTAAATCAAGAAGACACCGTCAAGTTAAACTAGAATCTTCTGAATCTGGGTCTGATCAGGGAAAAGTGAAAAGTCCCAGgtgtaaaagaagcagagagaggtcACAGTTGACACAGAAGGGAAACTCATTGGAAACCAAAG ATAGGATACAAGCAATAAAGAAGGAAGTTGTTACTCGAAATCGTAGGATGCCTGTAATCACAGAAGAAGAGAATTCCAGTGAAGAAG ATCTTCCACGCCCTAAGAGGAAAAGAACCCGTTAA